CGGTGTGGCCGGGCGCGCGCTCTTCACCGGCTTGGATGCACGCGCGACTCGGCCCTTGGGGACCAGGTCGCCGCTACAGGCCGCCAGCATGGCCGCCATCGTCGCGGCCAAGGCCACGCTGCGCCATGCCGAATATCTCGTCACCCGCTCTACCATCAATCCAGCATTTACCACGGCTTGCCCAGCCGAAGGTTAACGGCGCGGTCGTTTCGTCGCATTTTGCTGCGGCTTGACTCTTTTTCGGAAATCTTTAGGGCGGCCGACGGGCCACGCGGTCCCAACGCCGCGCGTGCTCTCTGCAAGGAGACGCATTACATGACTGATCTGACTGCCGTTGACGCCATCATTGCGCCTGTCGCAAAGCCTGCCACCCGTCCGGCTCGCCCCTTCTTCTCTTCCGGTCCCTGCGCCAAGCCTCCGGGCTGGGATGCCGCCAAGCTGGCCACGCAGTCGCTCGGCCGTTCGCACCGCGCCAAGATCGGCAAGACCCGTCTCGCCTACAGCATCGACCTGATGCGCGAGTTGCTGAACCTGCCCGACACGCACCGCATCGGCATCGTGCCGGGTAGCGACACCGGCGCCTTTGAAATGGCGATGTGGACGATGCTGGGCGCCCGCCCGGTCACCACGCTCGCCTGGGAAAGCTTCGGCGAAGGCTGGGTGACGGACGCCGCCAAGCAGCTGAAGCTCGACCCGACCGTGATCCGCGCCGATTATGGCCAGCTGCCTGACCTTGGCACCGTCGACTTCTCGAACGATGTGCTGTTCACCTGGAACGGCACCACCTCGGGCGTGCGCGTGCCCAATGCCGACTGGATCCCGGCTGACCGCGAGGGCCTGACCTTCGCCGACGCCACCAGTGCGGTCTTCGCCTATGAGATCGACTGGACCAAGATCGACGTCGCCACCTTCTCCTGGCAGAAGGTGCTGGGCGGCGAGGGCGGCCATGGCGTGCTGATCCTCGGCCCTCGTGCGGTCGAGCGTCTGGAAACCCACACCCCGGCCTGGCCGCTGCCCAAGCTGTTCCGCCTGATGGCCAAGGGCAAGCTCGCCGAAGGCGTGTTCAAGGGCGAAACCATCAACACCCCGTCGATGCTGGCCGTCGAGGATGCGATCTTCGCGCTGGAATGGGGCAAGTCGCTGGGCGGCCTCAATGGCCTGATCGCGCGCAGCAACGCCAATGCGGCGGCGCTGGGCAAGATCGTCGCCGAACGCGACTGGCTCGGCCATCTCGCCGTCGATGAAACCTCGCGCTCGACCACCAGCGTCTGCCTGACCGTCGCGGGCGCCGACGAAGCCTTCATCAAGGCCTTCGCCGGCCTGCTCGAGAAGGAAGGCGCCGCCTATGACGTCGCGGGTTATCGCGACGCCCCGGCCGGCCTGCGCATCTGGTGCGGCGCGACCGTCGAGACCGCCGATATCGAGGCGCTCGGTCCCTGGCTCGACTGGGCCTATGCCCAGATCAAGGCTGCCTAACTTCATATAAATTCCGATCGCCCTGAGCGAAGTCGAAGGGCTCGGCCGACCGATAGGGAGGCCACTTCGCTTCGCTCAGTGGAGGGCTTCGACTTCGCTCAGCCCGAACGGTTACAGATATTCCAGAAGGATATTCCCATGCCCAAGGTTCTTATTTCCGACAAGATGGACCCCCGCGCCGCCGCGATCTTCCGCGAGCGTGGTGTCGAGGTCGACGTCATCACCGGCCAGACGCCCGAAGAACTGGCCGCGATGATCGGCGCCTATGACGGCCTCGCGATCCGCAGCTCGACGAAGGTCACCAAGGCGATCCTCGACGCCGCGACCAATCTCAAGGTTATCGGCCGCGCCGGCATCGGCGTCGACAATGTCGATATCCCGGCTGCATCGGCCCAGGGCGTGATCGTGATGAACACGCCGTTCGGCAACTCGATCACCACCGCTGAACATGCCATCGCGCTGATGTTCGCGCTGGCCCGTCAGATCCCCGAAGCCAATGCCCAGACGCAGCAGGGCCTGTGGCCCAAGAACGGCTTCATGGGCGTGGAAGTGACCGGCAAGACGCTGGGCCTGATCGGCGCCGGCAATATCGGCTCGATCGTTGCCAGCCGCGCGCTCGGCCTCAAGATGAAGGTCGTCGCCTTCGATCCCTTCCTGACGCCCGAGCGCGCCGTGGAAATGGGCGTGGAAAAGGCCGATCTCGACACGCTGCTGGCGAAGGCCGACTTCATCACGCTGCACACGCCGCTGACCGACCAGACCCGCAACATCCTGTCGAAGGAAAATCTGGCCAAGACCAAGAAGGGTGTGCGTATCGTCAACTGTGCCCGTGGCGGCCTGATCGACGAAGCGGCGCTGAAGGACGCGCTGGATTCGGGTCATGTCGCGGGCGCCGCGCTCGACGTGTTCCAGACCGAGCCGGCCAAGGAATCGCCGCTGTTCGGCACGCCCAACTTCATCTGCACCCCGCATCTGGGCGCATCGACCGACGAAGCGCAGGTCAATGTCGCGCTGCAGGTTGCTGAACAGCTCAGCGATTATCTGCTTGATGGCGGCATCACCAATGCGTTGAACGTGCCCAGCCTGTCGGCCGAGGAAGCGCCCAAGCTCAAGCCCTATATGGCGCTCGCTGAAAAGCTGGGCAGCCTGATCGGCCAGTTGGAAGGTGATCAGATCACCGGCGTGGCAGTCGAGGTCGAGGGCCATGCCGCCGAACTGAACCAGAAGCCGATCACCGCCGCTGTTCTCGCTGGCCTGATGCGCGTCTATTCGGACACGGTGAACATGGTCAACGCGCCGTTCCTGGCCAAGGAACGCGGCCTGGACGTGCGTGAAGTCCGCCATGACCGCGAGGGCGACTATCAGACGCTGGTGCGCGTCACCGTTTCGACCGAAGCAGGCGATAAGTCGGTCGCCGGCACGCTGTTCGGCCATGCCCAGCCGCGCCTGGTCGAACTGTTCGGCATCAAGGTCGAAGCCGATCTCGACGGCCACATGCTCTACATCGTCAACCAGGACGCGCCGGGCTTCATCGGCCGCCTGGGCTCGAAGCTGGGCGAGTCGGACGTCAATATCGGCACCTTCCATCTGGGCCGTCGCAACCAGGGCGGCGAAGCCGTGCTGCTGCTGTCCGTCGACGGCACCGTCACCGAACCGCTGCGCTGGGCGATCTGCAACCTCGCCGGCGTGAAGCAGGTGAAGCTGCTGCGCTTCGCCTGATTCTCAATTCCGTTCGTGCTGAGTAAGGGCTGAGCCTGTCGAAGCCCCGTATCGAAGCATCCCTCGATACGGGGCTTCGACTTCGCTCAATGGCTACTCAGGACGAACGGAGTAGAATTGGCCGCGTTTTGCGCTAAAGGGCCTGTCCCATGACCATGATCCCGCCAAGCCTGCTCCCGGAGGGGCTATCCGATCGCCTGCCGCCGCAGGCCGAAGCCTCTGCGCGCCTGGCGCGCCGCGTGCTCGATACGGTCGCGACCCATGGCTATGAACGGGTCATGCCGCCGCTGGCGGAGTTCGAGGATACGCTGACCCAGCGGCTCAAGTCGATGCGCGCGCAGGATCTGGTCCGCGCCGTTGACCCGGTGTCGCAGCGCACCCTGGCCTTCCGCCCCGACATGACCGCGCAGGTTGGCCGCATCGCCGCCACCCGCCTGCGCAGCGCGCCGCGGCCTTTGCGCCTGTCCTATGCCGGGCCGGTGATCCGCCAGAAGGCGAGCCAGCTGCGCCCCGAGCGCGAGAAGATGCAGCTGGGCGCCGAACTGATCGGCAGCGACAGCAGCGCCGCCGCGGTCGAGATCGTCAACATCGCGATCGAGGCGCTCACCGCTGCCGGCGTAACCGGCATCACCATCGATTTCACCTTGCCTGACCTGATCGACGCGCTGGCCGCCGGTCCGTTGCCGCTGGGCGCCGAAGAATTGGAAGCCGTCCGCGCCGAACTGGACGCCAAGGATGCCGGCGCGCTGGTGGCGATCAGCCCGGCCGCCGCCGCCTATCTGCCGCTCATTGAGGCGACCGGCCCCTTCCACGCCGCGATGGCGCGGCTGGAGGCGTTCAGCGCCAGCCTGGGCGGCGCGATCGACAGCCGGATCGCGGGCCTGCGCGCGATCGCCAAGCCGATCGGCTGGGACATCACCCTGACCCTCGATCCGACCGAACGGCATGGCTTCGAGTTCCAGAACTGGTTCGGCTTCTCCATCTTTGCCGAGGGTTTCATCGGCGAGATCGGCCGTGGCGGCAGCTATGCCATCGCCCGTGCCGGCGAGGCGGACGAACCCGCCATGGGTTTTTCGCTCTATCCCGATCCGCTGATCGACGCCGGCTTTGGCGACGAACGGCCCCGGCGCCTGTTCCTGCCGGTGGGCCATGATGCCGTGCGCGCCGCCGTGCTGCGGGCCGAGGGCTGGCACACGGTTGCGGCCCTGGCGGACGGCGAAGATGGCGCGGCCCAGCGCTGTTCGCACTGGCTGGATGGCGTCGAGCCCCGCGCCTACTGACCGAACAGGCGGCGCAGCCAGGCGTCCACGATGCCGGTGCCGGCATAGTCGGCGTCGCCCATCTCGCGGTTGATCTGCATATGGCCGCGCAGCCCGCGTCCGGGCAGGGCATGGATTTCCACTGGCGTGCCCGCCTTGCGCAGCGCGGCGGCGAGCGCATTGGACTGGGCGGTGCCATCGACCCGATCGACATGGAGCAGCAGGAAATCGGGGGCATTGGGCTTTGCCGCCTGCAAGGTGGGTGATAGGCTTTTCTGGCGTACCGGGTCGGTGCCGAATGCCTGTTCATAGGTCTTGGCCATGAAGCGGCCGCCCTGCGCCATCTGGGTCGGTACATCATAGGCGGCGCCGTCCAGCGCGATGATGCCGCGCACGGCATCGGGCTTCAGCCCGGCCTTGGCGAAATAGCGCATGTCGGTGCCGACCAGCGCGACCAGATGCGCGCCGGCGCTATGGCCCATCAGGATGATACGGTTGGGGTCGATGCCCAATGCCGCAGCCTGGCTGCGCAGATGGGCGACCGCATCGGCGACATCCTGCGCTTGGCTCTCGACCGTGGCATCGGGCACCAGCCGGTAATTGATCGAGGCAAAGGCATAGCCAAGGCCGGTATAATGGGGCGCCTTGGCCGCGCCCGTCGCATTGTCCTTGCTGCCGCGCTTCCAGCCGCCGCCATGGACGAAGATGACGAGCGGTGCCTTCGTGCCCTTGCCCGGCCAGAAGTCGATCGCCTGCAATGGATCGCGGCCATAGGTCATGGCTTGCGGCGCGGTGGCGGCCGTCTGGGCCTGCGCGGCCAGCGGTGTACCCGCGAGCAGGGAGAGAATCAGGATGGGAATCAGCCGTCTGCGCATCTGGTCGTCCTTTGCTGCCCCTGTGCCGGCATGATCGCGAGGGTGCGTCGCGCCGTAAAGCCGGCACCTGGTATCAAAGTGTAATGGCGCTCCAACCTTGACGCATCGGCCCTGCCCGGCTAACGCGCGCCCCGCACAGGGCGTGTCCCGCCCATCCTATTCCACCGGCATGCCGAGTCCCGTCGAAGGGCATGGCCGGTCCGCGCGGCGGGCGGAGGAGTGTATCCATGGCAAATGTTACCGTGATCGGCGCCCAATGGGGTGACGAAGGCAAGGGCAAGATCGTCGACTGGCTGTCGGAGCGTGCCGATGTCGTTGCCCGTTTCCAGGGTGGCCATAATGCCGGCCACACGCTGGTCGTCGGCGAAAAGGTCTACAAGCTCTCGCTGCTGCCGTCGGGCATCGTACGCGGCACGCTGTCGGTGATCGGCAATGGCGTGGTGCTGGACCCCTGGCACTTCCGTGACGAGGTCGCCAAGCTCAAGGGGCAGGGCGTCGAGATCACGCCGGAGAATCTGCAGATCGCCGAGACCTGCCCGCTGATCCTGCCCTTCCACCGTGACCTTGACGGGCTGCGTGAAGACGCGTCGGGCGCCGGCAAGATCGGCACCACCCGTCGCGGCATCGGCCCGGCCTATGAGGACAAGGTCGGCCGCCGCGCCATCCGCGTCTGCGATCTGGCCCATCTCGATGATCTCGACCTGCAGATCGATCGCCTGACCGCCCATCATGACGCGCTGCGCGCTGGTTTCGGCGAAGCGCCGATCGACCGCGCCCAGTTGATGGCCGACCTGACGGAGATCGCCGCCTTCATCCTGCCGTTCGTGAAGCCGGTCTGGCTGACGCTCAACAAGGCGAAGTCGGAAGGCAAGCGCATCCTGTTCGAAGGCGCGCAGGGCACTTTGCTCGACATCGACCATGGCACCTATCCCTTCGTCACCTCGTCCAACACGGTGGCGGGTACGGCGGCGAGCGGCACTGGCCTTGGCCCGAACGCTGCCGGTTTCGTGCTGGGCATCGTCAAGGCCTATACCACCCGCGTCGGCTCCGGTCCGTTCCCCAGCGAGCAGGAAAATGACGTCGGCCAGCGTCTGGGCGAGCGCGGCCATGAATTCGGCACCGTCACCGGTCGCAAGCGCCGCTGCGGCTGGTTCGACGCGGTGCTGGTGCGCCAGTCGGTCGCGGTTTCGGGCGTGACCGGCATTGCGCTCACCAAGCTGGACGTGCTCGACGGTTTCGAGGAACTGAAGATCTGCGTCGGCTACAAGATCGGCGACCAGAGCTTCGACTATCTGCCCGCCCATGCGCAGGACCAGGCCAAGGCCGAGCCGATCTATGAAAGCATTGCCGGCTGGAGCGAAACCACCGCCGGCGCGCGAAGCTGGGCGGACCTTCCGGCGCAGGCGATCAAATATATCCGCCGCATTGAAGAGCTGATCGGCTGCCCGGTCACGCTCGTGTCGACCAGCCCGGAACGCGACGACACCATCCTCGTCCGCGATCCCTTCGCGGATTAAGGGGCATGGGAGAGCAGCGCTTCGAGCGGCACAAGCAGCCCTGGACCCAGGATGAGGTCCAGAAGCTGCACACGCTCGCCAAGAAGGGCATGGCGCTGAAGGCGATCGCCAAGGCGCTGACCCGCAGCGAGGAATCGGTGAAGACCCGCGCCAAGCAGGACGGGCTCTCGATCGCCAAGCTGCGCTGATACTGGACCTGATCGGGCGTCGGTGCGACAAGCCTTTCTGCATCAACAGGAAGGCATCGCATGGCGCTCGACATCCTCGTCCTCTACGGCTCCTATCGGCGCGGCCGGCTTGGTATCCGACTGGCCGACTATCTGATCCGTGGCTTTGAAGATTTGGGCCACAGGGCAGAACTGATCGATGCCAAGGCAGTCGACCTGCCGATGCTCGACCTGCGCCATAGCGACTATCCCGCCGGCGAGGCGCCTGCAGCCATGGCGCAACTGTCGCAGCGGTTGTCCGCTGCCGATGCCTTCGTCTTCGTCGCGGGCGAATATAATCGCGGCATGCAGCCTGGCCTCAAGAATCTGGTCGACCATTATCTCAAGGAATTTGATCGCCGGCCCGCCGCCATCGCCAGTTACTCGATGGGGCGCTTTGCCGGGGTGAACAGCCATGCCGACTGGACGGTGACCCTGTCAGCCATGGGCATGGCGGTGGTGCCCGAGCGGCTGAGCGTCGGGCAAATCGGCCAGACGCTGGATGAAGATGCGCAGCCTCAGGGCGAGGGTGGCGCGGCGCTGGAACGGGGTTTCTCCAATTTTGCCAGCAATCTCATCTGGTGGGCGGAGGCGGCCAAGGCCGCGCGCTGAGCGGTTTCGCCAACGGTCATGGGAGCATGTGCCGTTGCCATTCGTTGCCGCAGCCCATTGTCCGGAGACCTGCATGATCGTTGATCCCGTTCCCAGCCTGCGCCGCATCGCGGCAGAAGTGTGGAAGCCGCTGACCGCCCTGTTCGTATGGGACTGTGCCGTCACGGCGGCCTATTATCTGCTACCGTTCAAGGCACCATCCCTGCCGCTGACCATTTTCGGTTCGGCGCTGGCGCTCTTCCTCGGCTTCCGTTCCAACAGCGCCTATCAGCGCTGGTGGGAAGGACGGGTGTTGTGGGGGGCGATGATCAATGCTTCGCGCAGCCTGTCCCGTTCGGCCCGGAACTTCCTGCCCGACCCGGACGGGCGCGACCTTAAGCGCGAAATCGTCAAGCGCCAGATTGCCTATGTGAACGCCCTGCGTTGCCAGTTGCGGCGCCAGCCGATCGGCGAGGATGTGACGCAATTCCTGCGCGAGGAGGACAAGGGCAAGGCGCTGGCCCGTGTCAACCCGGCCAACGGCCTGCTCGACAGCACCGGCCGGCGGATCGACATGGCCCGGCAGGAAGGCTGGATCGATACCATCCAGCAGACCCAGATGGAGAAGGTGCTGGTCGACATCGCCAATGCGCAGGGCGGGATGGAGCGGTTGAAGAACACGCCGCTGCCCTTTCAATATCGCCTGTTGCCCGTCGTCTTCACTCACCTCTTCTGCATTTTGCTGCCGATCGGGCTGGTCGAATCCCTTGGTCTTGCGACTCCG
The sequence above is drawn from the Sphingobium sp. AP49 genome and encodes:
- a CDS encoding adenylosuccinate synthase is translated as MANVTVIGAQWGDEGKGKIVDWLSERADVVARFQGGHNAGHTLVVGEKVYKLSLLPSGIVRGTLSVIGNGVVLDPWHFRDEVAKLKGQGVEITPENLQIAETCPLILPFHRDLDGLREDASGAGKIGTTRRGIGPAYEDKVGRRAIRVCDLAHLDDLDLQIDRLTAHHDALRAGFGEAPIDRAQLMADLTEIAAFILPFVKPVWLTLNKAKSEGKRILFEGAQGTLLDIDHGTYPFVTSSNTVAGTAASGTGLGPNAAGFVLGIVKAYTTRVGSGPFPSEQENDVGQRLGERGHEFGTVTGRKRRCGWFDAVLVRQSVAVSGVTGIALTKLDVLDGFEELKICVGYKIGDQSFDYLPAHAQDQAKAEPIYESIAGWSETTAGARSWADLPAQAIKYIRRIEELIGCPVTLVSTSPERDDTILVRDPFAD
- a CDS encoding alpha/beta hydrolase, producing MRRRLIPILILSLLAGTPLAAQAQTAATAPQAMTYGRDPLQAIDFWPGKGTKAPLVIFVHGGGWKRGSKDNATGAAKAPHYTGLGYAFASINYRLVPDATVESQAQDVADAVAHLRSQAAALGIDPNRIILMGHSAGAHLVALVGTDMRYFAKAGLKPDAVRGIIALDGAAYDVPTQMAQGGRFMAKTYEQAFGTDPVRQKSLSPTLQAAKPNAPDFLLLHVDRVDGTAQSNALAAALRKAGTPVEIHALPGRGLRGHMQINREMGDADYAGTGIVDAWLRRLFGQ
- a CDS encoding ATP phosphoribosyltransferase regulatory subunit, whose amino-acid sequence is MTMIPPSLLPEGLSDRLPPQAEASARLARRVLDTVATHGYERVMPPLAEFEDTLTQRLKSMRAQDLVRAVDPVSQRTLAFRPDMTAQVGRIAATRLRSAPRPLRLSYAGPVIRQKASQLRPEREKMQLGAELIGSDSSAAAVEIVNIAIEALTAAGVTGITIDFTLPDLIDALAAGPLPLGAEELEAVRAELDAKDAGALVAISPAAAAYLPLIEATGPFHAAMARLEAFSASLGGAIDSRIAGLRAIAKPIGWDITLTLDPTERHGFEFQNWFGFSIFAEGFIGEIGRGGSYAIARAGEADEPAMGFSLYPDPLIDAGFGDERPRRLFLPVGHDAVRAAVLRAEGWHTVAALADGEDGAAQRCSHWLDGVEPRAY
- a CDS encoding NAD(P)H-dependent oxidoreductase, with the protein product MALDILVLYGSYRRGRLGIRLADYLIRGFEDLGHRAELIDAKAVDLPMLDLRHSDYPAGEAPAAMAQLSQRLSAADAFVFVAGEYNRGMQPGLKNLVDHYLKEFDRRPAAIASYSMGRFAGVNSHADWTVTLSAMGMAVVPERLSVGQIGQTLDEDAQPQGEGGAALERGFSNFASNLIWWAEAAKAAR
- a CDS encoding phosphoserine transaminase; the protein is MTDLTAVDAIIAPVAKPATRPARPFFSSGPCAKPPGWDAAKLATQSLGRSHRAKIGKTRLAYSIDLMRELLNLPDTHRIGIVPGSDTGAFEMAMWTMLGARPVTTLAWESFGEGWVTDAAKQLKLDPTVIRADYGQLPDLGTVDFSNDVLFTWNGTTSGVRVPNADWIPADREGLTFADATSAVFAYEIDWTKIDVATFSWQKVLGGEGGHGVLILGPRAVERLETHTPAWPLPKLFRLMAKGKLAEGVFKGETINTPSMLAVEDAIFALEWGKSLGGLNGLIARSNANAAALGKIVAERDWLGHLAVDETSRSTTSVCLTVAGADEAFIKAFAGLLEKEGAAYDVAGYRDAPAGLRIWCGATVETADIEALGPWLDWAYAQIKAA
- a CDS encoding bestrophin family ion channel: MIVDPVPSLRRIAAEVWKPLTALFVWDCAVTAAYYLLPFKAPSLPLTIFGSALALFLGFRSNSAYQRWWEGRVLWGAMINASRSLSRSARNFLPDPDGRDLKREIVKRQIAYVNALRCQLRRQPIGEDVTQFLREEDKGKALARVNPANGLLDSTGRRIDMARQEGWIDTIQQTQMEKVLVDIANAQGGMERLKNTPLPFQYRLLPVVFTHLFCILLPIGLVESLGLATPLGSTVAGVMFLAVLRIGDDLVDPFADSVHDVPLTAMCRTIEIDLLQSIGDSAPEPIKPVRGVLW
- the serA gene encoding phosphoglycerate dehydrogenase, encoding MPKVLISDKMDPRAAAIFRERGVEVDVITGQTPEELAAMIGAYDGLAIRSSTKVTKAILDAATNLKVIGRAGIGVDNVDIPAASAQGVIVMNTPFGNSITTAEHAIALMFALARQIPEANAQTQQGLWPKNGFMGVEVTGKTLGLIGAGNIGSIVASRALGLKMKVVAFDPFLTPERAVEMGVEKADLDTLLAKADFITLHTPLTDQTRNILSKENLAKTKKGVRIVNCARGGLIDEAALKDALDSGHVAGAALDVFQTEPAKESPLFGTPNFICTPHLGASTDEAQVNVALQVAEQLSDYLLDGGITNALNVPSLSAEEAPKLKPYMALAEKLGSLIGQLEGDQITGVAVEVEGHAAELNQKPITAAVLAGLMRVYSDTVNMVNAPFLAKERGLDVREVRHDREGDYQTLVRVTVSTEAGDKSVAGTLFGHAQPRLVELFGIKVEADLDGHMLYIVNQDAPGFIGRLGSKLGESDVNIGTFHLGRRNQGGEAVLLLSVDGTVTEPLRWAICNLAGVKQVKLLRFA